From the genome of Brevibacterium sp. JSBI002, one region includes:
- a CDS encoding acetyl-CoA hydrolase/transferase family protein: MSRITCPELSTKTVTAEAAARHIDNGQRVAMSGFTGSGYPKAVPGAVAARARAAHDRGEDFRIELWTGASTAPELDGVLAEANAVSKRLPFQSDPAMRASINSGDTAYVDTHLSHSAQQAWFGFYGNLDVAVVEVAAILPNGLLVPGSSVGNSKTWLDLADKVILEVNDWHPRGYEGFHDVYYGTRRPPERLPIQLLEPMQRIGDPYLRVDPAKVVAVVETNAPDRNLPFKPADEDSKEIAGHLVDFLRHEIAADRLPPELLPLQSGVGNVANAVMGNLADSEFAGLTAYTEVIQDGMLDLIDSGKLTSVSATAFSLSAERAEDFNDRIESYKGRILLRTQEMSNHPEAIRRLGIIAINGMVEADIYGNVNSTHVTGSSIINGIGGSGDFARNAYLNFFVSNSQAKAGAISAIVPFASHIDHTEHDTQILVTERGLADLRGLPPVARARRIIDNCAHPDYRDPLNDYLERAIAANPTGRHTPHILAEALSWHETFLSTGHM; encoded by the coding sequence ATGTCGAGAATCACCTGCCCCGAACTGAGCACGAAGACCGTCACTGCTGAGGCAGCAGCCCGCCATATCGACAATGGCCAACGCGTGGCGATGAGCGGTTTCACCGGTTCCGGGTACCCGAAGGCAGTGCCGGGGGCGGTAGCCGCACGCGCTCGGGCCGCCCACGATCGGGGTGAGGACTTCCGCATCGAACTGTGGACGGGAGCATCGACGGCGCCGGAACTCGACGGGGTCCTCGCCGAAGCGAACGCGGTGAGCAAACGGCTGCCGTTCCAATCCGATCCGGCGATGCGGGCCTCGATCAATTCGGGTGACACCGCGTATGTCGACACTCACCTCAGCCATTCGGCTCAGCAGGCGTGGTTCGGCTTCTACGGCAACCTCGACGTCGCCGTCGTCGAAGTCGCGGCGATCCTGCCCAACGGTCTGCTGGTTCCCGGCAGCTCGGTCGGGAACTCGAAGACATGGCTCGACCTGGCCGATAAGGTCATCCTCGAAGTGAATGACTGGCACCCGCGCGGGTACGAAGGCTTCCACGATGTCTACTACGGAACCCGGCGTCCGCCCGAGCGGCTGCCGATCCAACTGCTCGAGCCGATGCAGCGCATCGGTGACCCCTATCTGCGAGTTGACCCGGCGAAGGTCGTCGCCGTGGTGGAGACGAATGCTCCGGACCGGAACCTGCCATTCAAACCTGCCGACGAGGACTCGAAGGAGATCGCTGGTCACCTCGTTGACTTCCTCCGCCATGAGATCGCAGCGGATCGGCTGCCGCCGGAACTGCTGCCGCTGCAGTCAGGCGTCGGCAATGTCGCCAATGCGGTGATGGGCAATCTCGCCGACAGCGAGTTCGCGGGACTGACCGCCTATACGGAAGTCATCCAGGACGGAATGCTCGACCTCATCGACAGCGGAAAGCTCACCTCGGTGTCGGCGACGGCGTTCTCGCTCTCGGCCGAGCGGGCAGAGGACTTCAACGACCGGATCGAGTCGTACAAGGGCAGGATCCTGCTGCGCACACAGGAGATGTCGAACCACCCGGAAGCCATCCGCCGACTCGGCATCATCGCCATCAACGGAATGGTCGAGGCCGATATCTACGGCAACGTCAACTCCACCCATGTGACCGGGTCGTCGATCATCAACGGCATCGGCGGCTCCGGTGACTTCGCCCGCAATGCCTACCTCAACTTCTTCGTGTCGAACTCGCAGGCCAAAGCGGGAGCGATCTCTGCGATCGTGCCGTTCGCCAGCCATATCGACCACACCGAACACGACACTCAGATCTTGGTCACCGAACGGGGCCTGGCCGATCTGCGCGGACTGCCGCCGGTAGCCAGGGCACGGAGGATCATCGACAACTGCGCCCACCCGGACTACCGCGATCCCCTCAACGACTACCTCGAGCGTGCGATCGCGGCGAACCCGACCGGTCGGCATACGCCGCACATCCTCGCCGAGGCTCTGTCCT